Proteins found in one Acidobacteriota bacterium genomic segment:
- a CDS encoding aldo/keto reductase, with amino-acid sequence MKYATLGRTGVTVSRLALGCMSYGDPAWRPWVLTEEQAQPFFRRALEAGINFFDTADMYSMGVSEEITGRALRNYGRMEEIVLATKVHFPMSKSPNMGGLSRKHVVQGCEASLRRLGVETIDLYQIHRWDGSVPIDETLAALDQLVAQGKVRYLGASSGPAYKLAKALALSDARGWARFASMQNHYNLLYREEEREMLPLCREEGIAVIPWSPLARGLLAGTRASAQAAATTARGAADDYTGRLYDSPSDAEVIEAVRKVAAARGCPPAEVALAWLLSRPGVTAPIVGATKIEHLEAALKAVDTVLSDDEVAALEAPYRPHGVRGFA; translated from the coding sequence GTGAAATACGCGACCCTCGGCCGCACCGGCGTCACGGTCTCGCGCCTCGCGCTCGGGTGCATGTCGTACGGGGATCCGGCGTGGCGCCCGTGGGTGCTGACGGAGGAGCAGGCGCAGCCGTTCTTCCGGCGCGCCCTCGAGGCCGGGATCAACTTCTTCGACACGGCCGACATGTACTCGATGGGCGTCAGCGAGGAAATCACCGGGCGCGCGCTCCGGAATTACGGGCGGATGGAGGAGATCGTCCTCGCGACGAAGGTCCACTTCCCGATGTCGAAGAGCCCGAACATGGGCGGCCTCTCGAGAAAGCACGTCGTCCAGGGCTGCGAGGCGAGCCTCAGGCGCCTCGGCGTCGAGACGATCGACCTCTACCAGATCCACCGCTGGGACGGCTCCGTGCCGATCGACGAGACGCTCGCGGCGCTCGACCAGCTCGTCGCGCAGGGCAAGGTGCGCTATCTGGGCGCCAGCTCGGGCCCGGCGTACAAGCTCGCAAAGGCGCTCGCGCTCTCGGACGCGCGCGGCTGGGCGCGCTTTGCCTCCATGCAGAATCACTACAACCTCCTCTACCGCGAGGAGGAGCGCGAGATGCTGCCGCTCTGCCGCGAGGAGGGGATCGCCGTGATCCCCTGGTCCCCTCTCGCCCGCGGCCTCCTCGCCGGCACCCGCGCGAGCGCGCAGGCCGCCGCCACGACGGCTCGCGGCGCCGCCGACGACTACACCGGGAGGCTCTACGACTCCCCGTCGGACGCGGAGGTGATCGAGGCCGTCCGCAAGGTCGCCGCCGCCCGAGGCTGTCCGCCCGCGGAGGTCGCGCTCGCCTGGCTCCTCTCCCGGCCGGGCGTCACCGCGCCCATCGTCGGGGCGACGAAGATCGAGCACCTCGAGGCCGCGCTGAAAGCCGTCGACACGGTCCTCTCGGACGACGAGGTTGCCGCTCTCGAAGCGCCGTACCGGCCGCACGGCGTCCGCGGTTTCGCGTGA
- the rfbD gene encoding dTDP-4-dehydrorhamnose reductase, whose amino-acid sequence MALRIVVVGAGGQLGQALVRELRKTGHEVAALTRAALDVTQRFAVLDRVAKLQPEVIVNATVLGVDASEDDPKLALSVNAFAVRSLADVARSAGAALVQYSSDYVFDGAATAPYRETDKPNPVNVYGATKLLGEIYAQNAPRGYVIRVEGLFGTPGSKGTIDKMIAEAKQGRTITAFYDRKVSPIHVDDVAAATRRLVEKKAAAGIYHCVNSGFATWHEIALEIVRLAASPSNVIPASLERSGLRTARPLFSALSNEKLANAGIDLPPWQSALERAVREAPTPAKPTSGVRPRA is encoded by the coding sequence ATGGCATTGCGAATCGTCGTCGTGGGCGCCGGGGGGCAGCTCGGTCAGGCACTGGTGCGCGAGCTGCGAAAGACCGGCCACGAGGTCGCCGCCCTGACGCGCGCCGCGCTCGACGTCACCCAGCGCTTCGCCGTCCTCGACCGCGTCGCGAAGCTCCAGCCCGAGGTCATCGTGAACGCGACCGTCCTCGGGGTCGACGCCTCGGAGGACGACCCGAAACTGGCGCTCTCCGTGAACGCGTTCGCGGTGAGGAGCCTCGCGGACGTCGCCCGCTCCGCCGGTGCGGCGCTCGTCCAGTACTCGTCCGACTACGTCTTCGACGGCGCCGCCACGGCGCCCTATCGCGAAACCGACAAGCCCAACCCCGTGAACGTGTACGGCGCGACGAAGCTCCTCGGAGAGATCTACGCGCAGAACGCGCCGCGCGGGTACGTGATCCGCGTCGAGGGCCTCTTCGGAACGCCCGGCAGCAAGGGGACGATCGACAAGATGATCGCCGAGGCGAAGCAGGGCCGGACGATCACGGCGTTCTACGACCGCAAGGTCTCCCCCATCCACGTGGACGACGTCGCGGCCGCGACGCGGCGGCTCGTCGAGAAGAAGGCGGCCGCGGGGATCTACCACTGTGTGAACTCGGGGTTCGCGACGTGGCACGAGATCGCGCTCGAGATCGTGCGCCTCGCTGCGAGCCCGTCCAACGTGATCCCGGCGTCGCTGGAGCGCTCCGGGCTGCGCACGGCGCGCCCGCTCTTCTCGGCGCTGTCGAACGAGAAGCTTGCGAACGCCGGCATCGACCTCCCGCCCTGGCAGTCCGCGCTCGAGCGCGCGGTCCGCGAAGCGCCCACGCCGGCGAAGCCGACCTCGGGCGTCCGGCCGCGGGCCTGA
- a CDS encoding YIP1 family protein, producing the protein MSSVPPPGSGYPPPPPPPPQGPPPFMPAGSGLAWETQAIGPESFLDTAKLFITAPEQAWARTRETGDYTRPLLFALIVAWVGAIFNAVWSTMFGAGLMKMLPAQYSRFGAMGMGGGGLIANIILAPIFIVIGLFIGSAIFHVSFMIVGALAGSKSQFEGTFRVVSYSSIAHIAYVIPFVGGLVALVWRIYLMMLGVQQLHKANQGKALMGILLPVVLCCGCAAIGMIFAGAALFSAFNR; encoded by the coding sequence ATGTCGAGCGTTCCGCCGCCCGGATCCGGATATCCGCCGCCGCCTCCACCTCCGCCACAGGGCCCGCCGCCGTTCATGCCCGCCGGCTCCGGCCTCGCCTGGGAGACGCAGGCGATCGGCCCCGAGTCGTTCCTGGACACCGCGAAGCTCTTCATCACGGCGCCCGAGCAGGCCTGGGCGCGCACGCGCGAGACGGGCGACTACACGCGCCCGCTGCTCTTCGCGCTGATCGTCGCCTGGGTGGGCGCCATCTTCAACGCCGTGTGGAGCACGATGTTCGGGGCCGGGCTGATGAAGATGCTGCCGGCCCAGTACAGCCGCTTCGGGGCGATGGGAATGGGCGGCGGCGGCCTCATCGCGAACATCATCCTCGCGCCGATCTTCATCGTGATCGGGCTCTTCATCGGCAGCGCGATCTTCCACGTCTCGTTCATGATCGTGGGAGCGCTCGCAGGCTCGAAGTCGCAGTTCGAGGGCACGTTCCGCGTCGTGTCGTACTCGTCGATCGCGCACATCGCCTACGTGATCCCGTTCGTCGGCGGGCTCGTGGCGCTCGTCTGGCGGATCTACCTGATGATGCTGGGCGTCCAGCAGCTCCACAAGGCGAACCAGGGCAAGGCGTTGATGGGCATCCTCCTGCCGGTCGTCCTGTGCTGCGGCTGCGCCGCGATCGGGATGATTTTTGCCGGGGCCGCTCTTTTCTCGGCGTTCAACCGGTAG
- a CDS encoding DUF2157 domain-containing protein — protein MSASPEVAEAVSALNAAGVLTDEEGDRPGRVARGELVSVRAELRAALYLGVVLLVSGVGLFLKENVDRIGPSAIAGAVGLAAGACLAWAWRKAAPPSWGEAASTHAAFDYVLLLGALLAAADLAWVEAQTRLLGPAWPLHLLVVALFYGALAYRFDSRMLLSLALASFAAWRGLALSVAHASLGPGDVARLRWEALATGALFAAVGIVTARAGKKAHFEDVWVNAGALLVFGGLLSGVFGSPLDWGVWLAALLAVAAAVAAASYRWKRTLPFAQAVLAAYLGLLRAVFSEGLGGGGFEARFLLMALLGGAALVTIFLAHRRMRIP, from the coding sequence ATGAGCGCGAGCCCCGAGGTCGCCGAAGCCGTCTCGGCTCTCAACGCCGCCGGCGTCCTGACGGACGAGGAGGGCGACCGTCCCGGGCGGGTGGCGCGGGGCGAGTTGGTTTCGGTTCGCGCCGAGCTGCGCGCCGCGCTCTACCTCGGCGTCGTGCTTCTGGTGTCGGGCGTCGGGCTCTTTCTGAAGGAAAACGTCGACCGCATCGGCCCGTCGGCGATCGCCGGGGCCGTGGGCCTCGCGGCGGGCGCGTGTCTCGCGTGGGCCTGGCGGAAGGCCGCGCCGCCGTCGTGGGGGGAAGCGGCCTCGACGCACGCCGCGTTCGACTACGTCCTCCTCCTCGGCGCGCTCCTCGCGGCGGCCGACCTCGCGTGGGTGGAGGCGCAGACGCGCCTGCTCGGCCCGGCGTGGCCGCTGCACCTCCTCGTCGTCGCCCTCTTCTACGGCGCCCTCGCCTACCGGTTCGACTCGCGGATGCTCCTCTCGCTCGCTCTCGCGTCCTTCGCGGCGTGGCGCGGCCTCGCGCTCAGCGTCGCACACGCGTCGCTCGGCCCGGGAGACGTCGCGCGGCTCCGCTGGGAGGCGCTCGCGACGGGCGCGCTCTTCGCGGCCGTCGGAATCGTCACAGCTCGCGCGGGGAAGAAGGCGCACTTCGAGGACGTCTGGGTGAACGCGGGCGCCCTCCTCGTCTTCGGCGGCCTGCTGTCGGGCGTCTTCGGATCGCCGCTCGACTGGGGGGTGTGGCTCGCCGCGCTCCTCGCCGTCGCGGCCGCCGTCGCGGCGGCGTCTTATCGGTGGAAGCGCACGCTGCCGTTCGCGCAGGCGGTCCTCGCGGCATACCTCGGCCTCCTGCGCGCGGTGTTCTCGGAGGGGTTGGGAGGGGGAGGCTTCGAGGCACGGTTCCTTCTCATGGC
- a CDS encoding S9 family peptidase has protein sequence MRMPFHRPALLAAILVSVASTALAVEAPPAKKAFGVDDLWAVKRVGAPVLAPDGTRAAYAVTAYEGDEMKANADLYLVDVASGASRRLTANKASDTSPAFSPDGRRLAFLSKREGDAAAQLYVLPLDGGEAERLTDMPTAVANPKWFPDGTRIAFLANVVAGAESPEETKKALEKREKNPVKARTSENRLFRYWDHWLTDGEYPHLFVVDVATKKVTDLTPGSKRYFGLDEGGSFDISPDGKSVVFAANSTPEPYATLNWDLFLVPASGGEVKNLTPAREGEDVSPVFSPDGKTIAFGTQLKADGWPDYTRLALLDVATGKVALLTDGWENSCGGWKFAQDGKSIVFTAEVRARTNLYALPVTGGTPRLVWKGGTAAGPSVTPGGEVVFQRHDLNHPPEIAAAKLDGTGFRMLTHVNDALVATWNLGAVEEMTFKGAAGDDVQMFVVAPPGAEAGKKYPLVQLIHGGPIGTFGDAFSFRWHPHAFAAPGYVVAMVNFHGSSSFGQKWVESILGAHPDKPFTDVMKATDVLIAQGRVDASRMAAAGGSYGGFLVNWIAGHTDRFKCLVSHAGVYDLMAQYASDATYGRHHSYGGTPSTNRDAVEKWSPNRYAAAFRTPVLIVHGEKDYRVPIGQGLEFYGTLTAKGVPARLVYFPDENHWVLKGPNAKLWYGEVLGWFDRWMK, from the coding sequence ATGCGCATGCCGTTCCACCGTCCCGCCCTTCTCGCCGCCATCCTCGTCTCCGTCGCTTCCACCGCCCTCGCGGTCGAGGCCCCTCCGGCAAAAAAGGCCTTCGGCGTCGACGACCTCTGGGCCGTCAAAAGGGTCGGTGCCCCTGTGCTCGCGCCCGACGGCACGCGCGCGGCATACGCCGTCACGGCCTACGAAGGCGACGAGATGAAGGCGAACGCGGACCTTTACCTCGTGGACGTCGCCTCCGGCGCGTCGCGCCGCCTGACGGCGAACAAGGCCTCCGACACGTCGCCCGCCTTCAGCCCGGACGGCAGGCGCCTCGCGTTCCTCTCCAAGCGCGAGGGCGACGCCGCCGCCCAGCTCTACGTCCTGCCGCTCGACGGCGGCGAGGCCGAGCGCCTGACGGACATGCCCACCGCGGTCGCGAACCCGAAGTGGTTCCCGGACGGCACGCGCATCGCGTTCCTCGCGAACGTCGTCGCCGGAGCGGAGTCGCCGGAAGAGACGAAGAAGGCACTCGAGAAGCGCGAGAAGAACCCCGTCAAGGCGCGCACCAGCGAAAACCGCCTCTTCCGCTATTGGGACCACTGGCTCACGGACGGCGAGTACCCGCACCTCTTCGTCGTGGACGTCGCCACGAAGAAGGTCACGGACCTCACGCCCGGCAGCAAGCGCTACTTCGGCCTCGACGAGGGCGGGTCGTTCGACATTTCGCCCGACGGCAAGTCCGTCGTCTTCGCCGCGAACAGCACGCCCGAGCCGTACGCGACGCTCAACTGGGATTTGTTCCTCGTCCCGGCCTCGGGCGGCGAGGTGAAGAACCTCACGCCCGCCCGCGAGGGCGAGGACGTGAGCCCGGTCTTTTCGCCGGACGGGAAGACGATTGCCTTCGGCACGCAGCTCAAGGCCGACGGCTGGCCCGACTACACGCGTCTCGCGCTCCTCGACGTCGCGACGGGCAAGGTCGCGCTCCTGACGGACGGCTGGGAGAACTCGTGCGGCGGCTGGAAGTTCGCGCAGGACGGAAAGTCGATCGTCTTCACGGCCGAGGTGCGCGCGCGGACGAACCTTTACGCGCTCCCCGTCACCGGCGGGACACCGCGCCTCGTCTGGAAGGGCGGCACGGCCGCCGGCCCGTCCGTCACTCCGGGCGGCGAGGTCGTCTTCCAGCGCCACGACCTGAATCACCCGCCCGAGATCGCCGCGGCGAAGCTCGACGGGACAGGCTTCCGGATGCTCACGCACGTCAACGACGCGCTCGTCGCGACATGGAACCTCGGCGCCGTCGAGGAGATGACCTTCAAGGGCGCTGCGGGCGACGACGTCCAGATGTTCGTCGTGGCCCCGCCGGGAGCCGAGGCCGGGAAGAAGTACCCGCTCGTCCAGCTCATCCACGGCGGGCCGATCGGGACGTTCGGGGACGCGTTCTCGTTCCGCTGGCACCCGCACGCGTTCGCGGCGCCGGGCTACGTGGTCGCGATGGTGAACTTCCACGGCTCGTCCAGCTTCGGGCAGAAGTGGGTCGAGTCGATCCTCGGCGCCCACCCGGACAAGCCGTTCACGGACGTCATGAAGGCGACGGACGTCCTGATCGCGCAGGGGCGCGTGGACGCCTCGCGCATGGCGGCGGCCGGCGGCTCTTACGGCGGCTTCCTCGTGAACTGGATCGCGGGCCACACGGACCGCTTCAAGTGCCTCGTCTCGCACGCGGGCGTCTACGACCTCATGGCGCAGTACGCGTCGGACGCGACCTACGGCCGGCACCACTCCTACGGCGGCACGCCGTCAACGAACCGCGACGCCGTGGAAAAGTGGAGCCCGAACCGCTACGCGGCCGCGTTCAGGACTCCCGTGCTCATCGTGCACGGCGAGAAGGACTACCGCGTGCCGATCGGGCAGGGCCTAGAGTTCTACGGCACGCTCACGGCCAAGGGCGTCCCGGCGCGCCTCGTCTACTTCCCGGACGAGAACCACTGGGTCCTCAAGGGCCCGAACGCGAAGCTCTGGTACGGAGAGGTCCTCGGCTGGTTCGACCGCTGGATGAAGTAG
- a CDS encoding GGDEF domain-containing protein codes for MFPSSALWALAAAALALGAWLLHRYRVSRLVRRERELTHELREKTLELREKTAELEQSNALLAETSLTDKLTGLKNPRFVEAAIGMLLAPARKPVRDPEQRTECVAILLADVDGLDDVNDAFGGEGGDAVLQAVADAISASVRGGTVVARWSGDEFLIVARVRFGGEAGALAVRLRHAVASWVKAGPGDGAKPVTISIGFSVEPLMRARPHLASFRDHLQLASGALRRAKAAGGNLACGWRVNDEALEAAISLHGEPGAVRVLRKPDEAEAAGLISPALEHREG; via the coding sequence ATGTTTCCGTCCAGCGCTCTCTGGGCTCTCGCCGCGGCCGCCCTCGCCCTGGGGGCGTGGCTGCTCCATCGGTATCGCGTTTCCCGCCTCGTCCGCCGCGAGCGCGAGCTCACGCACGAGCTGAGGGAGAAGACGCTCGAGCTGAGGGAGAAGACCGCCGAGCTCGAGCAGTCGAACGCCCTCCTCGCCGAGACCTCTCTCACGGACAAGCTCACGGGCCTCAAGAACCCGCGCTTCGTCGAGGCGGCGATCGGGATGCTCCTCGCGCCGGCACGCAAGCCCGTGCGCGACCCCGAGCAGCGAACCGAGTGCGTCGCGATCCTCCTCGCCGACGTCGACGGCCTCGACGACGTCAACGACGCCTTCGGAGGCGAAGGCGGCGACGCGGTTCTCCAGGCCGTCGCGGACGCGATCTCCGCCTCGGTGCGCGGCGGCACGGTCGTCGCCCGCTGGAGCGGCGACGAATTCCTCATCGTCGCGCGCGTGCGGTTCGGCGGCGAGGCCGGCGCCCTCGCCGTGCGCCTGAGACACGCCGTCGCCTCGTGGGTGAAAGCCGGCCCGGGCGACGGCGCGAAGCCCGTCACGATCTCGATCGGTTTCTCGGTAGAGCCGCTCATGCGCGCGCGGCCGCACCTCGCCTCCTTCCGCGACCACCTCCAGCTCGCGAGCGGCGCGCTCCGGCGCGCCAAGGCCGCCGGGGGGAACCTCGCGTGCGGCTGGCGCGTGAACGACGAGGCCCTCGAGGCCGCGATCTCCCTCCACGGCGAGCCCGGGGCCGTGCGCGTCCTCCGAAAGCCGGACGAGGCCGAGGCCGCGGGTCTCATCTCGCCCGCGCTCGAGCACCGCGAAGGCTGA
- a CDS encoding DUF2752 domain-containing protein — MTPGRQLAFLWGGAALFCAAAAPFARDLAAGAPVCAFRAITGVPCPTCGGTRALLALARLDAFAALAWNPLVTLAVAVFFGGGLVALVLALRGQGVPDGAPPRWAGAAAGLALAANWAFVVLTGR; from the coding sequence GTGACCCCCGGACGCCAGCTCGCGTTTCTCTGGGGCGGCGCGGCGCTCTTCTGCGCCGCGGCCGCCCCGTTCGCGCGCGATCTCGCGGCGGGCGCGCCCGTCTGCGCGTTCCGCGCGATCACGGGCGTCCCCTGCCCGACGTGCGGCGGGACGCGCGCGCTCCTCGCGCTCGCGCGGCTCGACGCCTTCGCGGCCCTCGCGTGGAACCCGCTCGTCACGCTCGCTGTGGCGGTTTTCTTCGGGGGCGGCCTCGTCGCGCTCGTCCTCGCGCTCCGCGGGCAGGGCGTCCCGGACGGCGCGCCGCCCCGCTGGGCCGGCGCCGCCGCCGGCCTCGCGCTCGCGGCGAACTGGGCGTTCGTGGTTCTGACCGGGCGCTGA